The sequence CTTGACGACCGCGTTCGCCCCCGGCGGGAGCTTGCCGCCGGTCGCGATCTGGATCGCGACGCCCGCCTTCACCGAGCCGCGGGCGACGTCGCCCGCGTGGACGCTCTCGCGGACCTTGAGCGACTTCGGCGCCGCGCGCGTCGCGCCGAACGTGTCCTCGGCGCGCACCGCGTAGCCGTCCATCGCGCTGCGCGTGAACGCGGGGACGTCGGCGGGCGCGCGCGCGTCGGCGGCAAGGACACGCCCCGCGCTCTCGGCGAGGGGGACCTTCTCCTTCGCGTCGATGGGGCGGACCGCGCCGAGCAGGATCTCGAGCGCCTTCTCGCGCGAGAGGAGCGCCTTGAACGGCCGCATGCGCGGCGGGGCGGTGCGGGATGCGCGCTTCGCGGGAGGCATGGTCTCGCCATCCCACGAAGGGTGCAAAAGAGGTTCGCACGAAGGGTGGGCGTCGTCAGGCCTCGGAGTCCGGCTCCTCGTCCCCCTCGAAGCGCTTGGCCGTGATGAGGATGACCGACCCGCCTCCCGGGAGGATCTCGACGCGCTGCTCCTTGACCTTGCCGAAGCCCATGTCGCGCATGGCCTCCAGGGTCGACTCCCGGAAGACCTCGCGCTGGACCCCTTTCGGGGTCGCCGCCTCCGCGGCCGCGCCGCGGGCGAGGTCGACGTCGAGGAGGAGCACCTTGCCGTAGAAGAAGACGACGCGGAACACGCTCTCGAGCGTGGGCCGCGGGCCGCGCAGGGTGGAGAAGTGGAACGCGGAGGTCGCGATCGCGAACGTCTCGTCCTTGAACGGAAGGTGACGCGGATCGGCCTGCACGAGGTCGAGCCGGGCGAGGGCGTCCTCCGCCTTCGCGTTCGCGCGCGCCACCTCGAGCGCCGCGCGGTCGGGGTCCGCGCCGACGAACCGGCAGCGCTTGAAGCTCCGGGCGAGCGCGACCGCGAGATACCCCGTGCCGCAACCGATGTCGATCCCGCGATCTCCCGGGAAGAGGCCCATCTTGCGGACGACCGTCTCGATCGCCCGTCGACGCGCGAGATCCGGAACGGCGCCCCGGAGGGCCTCGCGGAGCGGATAGCGCGATGGCGGGAGCGGCACCGTCAGCCCCCGTAGTGCCAACCGGTCTCGGCGTGCGTGAGGGCGCGCGCGGCGGCGCCGCCGCGGTA is a genomic window of Candidatus Thermoplasmatota archaeon containing:
- a CDS encoding methyltransferase domain-containing protein, encoding MPLPPSRYPLREALRGAVPDLARRRAIETVVRKMGLFPGDRGIDIGCGTGYLAVALARSFKRCRFVGADPDRAALEVARANAKAEDALARLDLVQADPRHLPFKDETFAIATSAFHFSTLRGPRPTLESVFRVVFFYGKVLLLDVDLARGAAAEAATPKGVQREVFRESTLEAMRDMGFGKVKEQRVEILPGGGSVILITAKRFEGDEEPDSEA